A region from the Mustela erminea isolate mMusErm1 chromosome 2, mMusErm1.Pri, whole genome shotgun sequence genome encodes:
- the OCIAD1 gene encoding OCIA domain-containing protein 1 isoform X2 — MNGRADFQEPNAEVPRPIPHIGADYIPTEEERRVFAECNDESFWFRSVPLAATSMLITQGLISKGILSSHPKYGSIPKLIFACIMGYFAGKLSYVKTCQEKFRNLENSPLGEALRSGQARRSSPSGHYSQKSKYDSNLSGHSSFVTSPAADNIEKEMLPHYEPIPFSASMNESTPTGITDHVAQVKVNKYGDTWDE, encoded by the exons ATGAATGGGAGAGCTGATTTTCAAGAGCCAAATGCAGAAGTTCCAAGACCAATTCCCC ACATAGGGGCTGATTACATTccaacagaggaagaaagaagagtctTCGCAGAGTGCAATGATGAAAGCTTCTGGTTCAGAT ctgTGCCTTTGGCTGCAACAAGTATGTTGATTACTCAAGGATTAATTagtaaag GAATCCTTTCAAGTCATCCCAAATATGGTTCCATCCCTAAACTTATAT tTGCTTGTATCATGGGATACTTTGCTGGAAAGCTTTCTTACGTGAAAACTTGCCAAGAGAAGTTCAGAAATCTTGAGAATTCCCCTCTTGGAGAAGCTTTACGCTCAGGACAGGCACGGCGATCTTCACCATCTGG GCACTATTCTCAGAAGTCAAAATATGACTCAAATTTGAGTGGTCATTCATCCTTTGTGACGTCTCCAGCAGCAGACAACATAGAAAAAGAGATGCTTCCTCATTATGAGCCAATTCCATTCAGTGCTTCTATGAATGAATCTACTCCCACTGGTATTACTGATCATGTTGCCCAAG TCAAAGTAAACAAATATGGAGATACTTGGGATGAGTGA
- the OCIAD1 gene encoding OCIA domain-containing protein 1 isoform X1, giving the protein MNGRADFQEPNAEVPRPIPHIGADYIPTEEERRVFAECNDESFWFRSVPLAATSMLITQGLISKGILSSHPKYGSIPKLIFACIMGYFAGKLSYVKTCQEKFRNLENSPLGEALRSGQARRSSPSGHYSQKSKYDSNLSGHSSFVTSPAADNIEKEMLPHYEPIPFSASMNESTPTGITDHVAQGPDPYPEESPKKKNITYEELRTKNRESYEVTLTHKTDPSVRPMQERMPKKEVKVNKYGDTWDE; this is encoded by the exons ATGAATGGGAGAGCTGATTTTCAAGAGCCAAATGCAGAAGTTCCAAGACCAATTCCCC ACATAGGGGCTGATTACATTccaacagaggaagaaagaagagtctTCGCAGAGTGCAATGATGAAAGCTTCTGGTTCAGAT ctgTGCCTTTGGCTGCAACAAGTATGTTGATTACTCAAGGATTAATTagtaaag GAATCCTTTCAAGTCATCCCAAATATGGTTCCATCCCTAAACTTATAT tTGCTTGTATCATGGGATACTTTGCTGGAAAGCTTTCTTACGTGAAAACTTGCCAAGAGAAGTTCAGAAATCTTGAGAATTCCCCTCTTGGAGAAGCTTTACGCTCAGGACAGGCACGGCGATCTTCACCATCTGG GCACTATTCTCAGAAGTCAAAATATGACTCAAATTTGAGTGGTCATTCATCCTTTGTGACGTCTCCAGCAGCAGACAACATAGAAAAAGAGATGCTTCCTCATTATGAGCCAATTCCATTCAGTGCTTCTATGAATGAATCTACTCCCACTGGTATTACTGATCATGTTGCCCAAG GACCTGATCCCTACCCTGAAGAAAgtcctaagaaaaaaaatattacatatgaGGAATTAAGGACTAAGAACAGAGAGTCATACGAAGTAACTTTAACACATAAGACTGACCCCTCAGTCAGGCCTATGCAGGAAAGAATGCCAAAAAAAGAAG TCAAAGTAAACAAATATGGAGATACTTGGGATGAGTGA
- the OCIAD1 gene encoding OCIA domain-containing protein 1 isoform X3 produces the protein MNGRADFQEPNAEVPRPIPHIGADYIPTEEERRVFAECNDESFWFRSVPLAATSMLITQGLISKGILSSHPKYGSIPKLIFACIMGYFAGKLSYVKTCQEKFRNLENSPLGEALRSGQARRSSPSGHYSQKSKYDSNLSGHSSFVTSPAADNIEKEMLPHYEPIPFSASMNESTPTGITDHVAQGRNFS, from the exons ATGAATGGGAGAGCTGATTTTCAAGAGCCAAATGCAGAAGTTCCAAGACCAATTCCCC ACATAGGGGCTGATTACATTccaacagaggaagaaagaagagtctTCGCAGAGTGCAATGATGAAAGCTTCTGGTTCAGAT ctgTGCCTTTGGCTGCAACAAGTATGTTGATTACTCAAGGATTAATTagtaaag GAATCCTTTCAAGTCATCCCAAATATGGTTCCATCCCTAAACTTATAT tTGCTTGTATCATGGGATACTTTGCTGGAAAGCTTTCTTACGTGAAAACTTGCCAAGAGAAGTTCAGAAATCTTGAGAATTCCCCTCTTGGAGAAGCTTTACGCTCAGGACAGGCACGGCGATCTTCACCATCTGG GCACTATTCTCAGAAGTCAAAATATGACTCAAATTTGAGTGGTCATTCATCCTTTGTGACGTCTCCAGCAGCAGACAACATAGAAAAAGAGATGCTTCCTCATTATGAGCCAATTCCATTCAGTGCTTCTATGAATGAATCTACTCCCACTGGTATTACTGATCATGTTGCCCAAGGTAGAAACTTCTCTTGA